The following coding sequences are from one Arthrobacter sp. 24S4-2 window:
- a CDS encoding PfkB family carbohydrate kinase, translated as MQQNRPRPFDVVVMGEILVEVATDVAFGHGVPAQLGISGDALNVAAAAAAAGARTGLLAVLTDDDLGQAIAARIRELGISDELLSFRTGQQGVYLVHSDPEGQREFSYARTGSVGSTLSPDDVDPVVFSTAKAVIASGIACAISASSRAAVLKASGLSRRFIFDPNFRPRLTSVEEATAVLTDLAPRTFLATPSFPGETSALLGCATPKEAAAKLRSLGASNVAVTCGAEGIQLAGDLMDGSSDSSWIDSIPAPAVVDQTGAGDAFVGTLTARMVLGDSFPVAARYGAAAASLVVGGKGGTGFIPTFDQTRTHALRTPEGELSSHA; from the coding sequence ATGCAACAGAACCGGCCCCGGCCCTTCGACGTCGTCGTGATGGGGGAGATCCTCGTTGAGGTCGCCACGGACGTTGCGTTCGGCCACGGCGTTCCGGCCCAGCTTGGCATCTCGGGCGACGCGCTGAACGTTGCGGCGGCTGCCGCGGCTGCCGGAGCCCGCACGGGGCTGCTGGCCGTGCTGACCGACGACGACCTCGGCCAGGCGATCGCCGCCAGGATCCGGGAACTCGGTATCTCCGACGAGCTGCTGAGCTTCAGGACCGGGCAGCAGGGCGTGTACCTGGTGCACTCCGACCCTGAAGGCCAGCGTGAGTTCTCGTACGCCCGCACCGGAAGCGTGGGCTCAACCCTTTCCCCGGATGACGTTGACCCAGTGGTCTTCTCCACGGCCAAGGCGGTGATCGCCAGCGGGATCGCCTGCGCTATTTCCGCGTCGTCACGGGCAGCCGTCCTCAAAGCATCGGGATTGTCCCGCCGGTTCATTTTCGATCCCAACTTCCGCCCCCGGCTCACGTCTGTGGAGGAGGCGACGGCGGTCCTCACCGACCTGGCGCCACGGACCTTCCTGGCCACTCCGTCCTTTCCGGGTGAAACGTCAGCACTCCTGGGCTGCGCCACGCCGAAGGAGGCTGCGGCCAAGCTCCGCAGCCTCGGCGCTTCAAACGTCGCCGTGACCTGCGGGGCGGAGGGCATCCAGCTGGCCGGGGACCTGATGGACGGTTCATCAGACTCGTCCTGGATCGACTCGATTCCCGCGCCGGCGGTCGTAGACCAGACCGGAGCCGGTGACGCCTTCGTGGGCACCCTGACCGCCCGGATGGTGCTGGGCGACAGCTTCCCCGTCGCTGCCCGCTACGGCGCAGCCGCTGCATCGCTGGTGGTGGGAGGCAAAGGCGGGACCGGATTCATCCCCACCTTTGACCAAACCCGGACCCATGCCCTGCGGACCCCCGAAGGAGAGCTGTCATCGCACGCCTAA
- a CDS encoding mannitol dehydrogenase family protein: MPREKLRPGIVHLGLGAFARAHTAVFTENAMLASGDFNWGITGVTQRSDTVARQLAPQDGLFTVTERGSGSAPLRVVSSIVEAISGKDNPGTVVDRIADPPTSVITLTITEKGYRIDPRTGTLNTADEQVRADLAGEPPQTAIGQIVRGLQQRARADAGPVTVVSCDNLPGNGELTGRLVRAFAASLPAAEARPLLAWLEANVTFPNTMVDRMVPVTTAGDLDAVERELGLRDEAAVVAEPFLQWVIEDNFASRRPRWEDAGALFSTDVAAWEAAKLRLLNASHSMLAYLGLAAGKTTISDAVAEDAFRTVCSRMMKEDALPTISLPEGLDGDRYCAQVLSRFANPALGHTAAKVGSDGSQKIGLRLLSTVRGNLDAGREPRWAALAVAAWMRHVATTPAERLDDPLSAELHGAFPATRTAATVVPALLDCRSIFDGELAADAVFAGLLTHWYGIIDTHGLDGLRKEINHG, from the coding sequence TTGCCGCGCGAAAAGCTGCGGCCCGGCATTGTTCACCTGGGCCTGGGCGCCTTTGCCCGCGCCCATACCGCCGTGTTCACCGAAAACGCGATGCTGGCCTCCGGTGATTTCAATTGGGGGATCACGGGAGTCACGCAGCGCTCGGACACAGTGGCGCGCCAACTGGCGCCGCAGGACGGACTCTTCACCGTGACCGAGCGGGGGAGCGGCTCGGCACCGCTCCGCGTGGTTTCGAGCATCGTGGAGGCCATCTCCGGGAAGGACAACCCCGGAACCGTAGTGGACCGGATCGCCGACCCGCCGACGTCGGTCATCACACTCACCATCACCGAGAAGGGCTACCGGATCGATCCCCGCACCGGAACGCTCAACACCGCCGACGAACAGGTCCGTGCTGACCTTGCCGGGGAGCCCCCGCAGACGGCCATCGGACAGATCGTACGCGGGCTCCAGCAGCGCGCCCGCGCCGACGCCGGACCCGTCACCGTGGTCTCGTGCGACAACCTGCCCGGCAACGGGGAGCTGACCGGCAGGCTGGTGCGCGCCTTCGCCGCCTCGCTCCCCGCTGCGGAAGCCAGGCCGCTGCTGGCCTGGCTCGAAGCCAACGTCACGTTCCCCAACACGATGGTGGACCGGATGGTCCCGGTCACAACGGCCGGTGACCTTGACGCCGTCGAACGCGAACTGGGGCTCCGGGACGAGGCCGCCGTGGTGGCGGAACCGTTCCTGCAGTGGGTCATCGAGGACAACTTTGCGTCCCGCCGGCCGCGGTGGGAGGACGCTGGCGCCCTTTTCAGCACGGACGTGGCGGCGTGGGAGGCGGCCAAGCTGCGCCTGCTGAACGCGAGCCATTCCATGCTGGCGTACCTGGGCCTGGCGGCGGGCAAGACCACCATCAGCGACGCCGTGGCGGAGGACGCCTTCCGAACCGTCTGCAGCCGCATGATGAAGGAAGATGCGCTTCCCACCATCAGCCTCCCGGAGGGACTGGACGGGGATCGGTACTGCGCGCAGGTGCTCAGCCGGTTCGCGAACCCCGCGCTGGGCCACACCGCCGCGAAGGTGGGCAGCGACGGCTCGCAGAAGATCGGACTGCGGCTGCTGAGCACCGTCCGCGGAAATCTCGACGCCGGACGCGAACCACGGTGGGCCGCGCTCGCTGTTGCTGCCTGGATGCGCCACGTGGCGACCACGCCGGCGGAACGGCTGGACGATCCCCTTTCGGCGGAACTCCACGGGGCATTTCCCGCAACGCGCACCGCCGCCACGGTGGTCCCCGCGCTCCTTGACTGCCGCAGCATTTTCGACGGCGAACTGGCAGCGGACGCCGTTTTCGCCGGCCTCCTCACGCACTGGTACGGCATTATCGACACGCACGGGCTGGACGGCCTGAGAAAAGAGATCAACCATGGCTGA
- the eda gene encoding bifunctional 4-hydroxy-2-oxoglutarate aldolase/2-dehydro-3-deoxy-phosphogluconate aldolase, which produces MADATSILHISPVIPVVTIDDPHNAVPVARALADGGVRIIELTLRTESALTSLKRIADEVPDILVGAGTVLTPAQADAAVAAGARFLVSPGVTHTLMDHVLTLGVPFLPGVATIGEVMGVLERGLTAVKFFPAGPAGGPDYLAAIGAPIPQVQFCPTGGVGLDSAPRYLALPNVTCVGGSWLTPRGAVQNGDWQQITELAREAAGLGAH; this is translated from the coding sequence ATGGCTGACGCCACCAGCATCCTCCACATATCACCCGTTATCCCGGTGGTGACCATCGACGACCCCCATAACGCCGTTCCCGTTGCCCGGGCACTGGCCGACGGCGGGGTCCGCATCATCGAGCTCACCCTCCGGACGGAGAGCGCCCTCACGTCGCTCAAACGCATCGCAGACGAGGTGCCGGACATCCTCGTTGGTGCAGGTACCGTGCTTACACCGGCCCAGGCCGATGCTGCGGTCGCCGCCGGAGCCCGGTTCCTGGTCAGCCCTGGCGTTACGCATACCCTGATGGACCACGTTTTGACTCTCGGCGTGCCGTTCCTGCCAGGCGTTGCAACGATAGGCGAAGTGATGGGAGTCCTCGAGCGCGGCTTAACAGCCGTGAAATTCTTCCCGGCAGGACCTGCCGGTGGCCCCGATTACCTGGCCGCAATCGGCGCGCCCATCCCGCAGGTCCAGTTTTGCCCGACCGGTGGCGTCGGCCTCGATTCCGCGCCGCGCTACCTGGCGCTCCCGAATGTCACCTGCGTGGGCGGCAGCTGGCTTACTCCGCGTGGGGCCGTCCAAAACGGGGACTGGCAGCAGATCACTGAGCTCGCCCGCGAAGCAGCTGGACTTGGGGCGCACTAG
- a CDS encoding nuclear transport factor 2 family protein translates to MPDSSVQGIARSYIQAVGSHDMGALENLLGEDLVAIFAGTTLDKAGWTTALRRLLPVLVRNEIREVFTAEDRACVVYDFITDTAAGAVRCIELLTINADKIREIELVLDRVAFAPVNEALKARVPPAP, encoded by the coding sequence ATGCCGGACTCCAGCGTCCAAGGGATTGCACGGTCCTATATCCAGGCCGTTGGCTCCCACGATATGGGCGCCCTTGAAAACCTCCTCGGTGAAGATCTCGTAGCCATCTTCGCCGGCACGACTCTTGACAAGGCCGGGTGGACCACGGCACTCAGGCGCCTTCTCCCGGTGCTGGTCCGCAACGAGATCCGGGAGGTCTTCACCGCGGAGGACCGTGCCTGCGTCGTGTACGACTTCATCACCGATACGGCTGCTGGTGCCGTGAGGTGCATCGAGCTGCTCACCATCAACGCAGACAAAATCCGCGAGATCGAACTCGTCCTGGATCGGGTCGCCTTCGCTCCCGTTAATGAGGCCCTGAAAGCGCGGGTGCCGCCGGCCCCGTAA
- a CDS encoding DNA alkylation repair protein, translating to MAETARTETEAAEVMAELAALEDPRARVVNEKHGDDHGVNLNKLRALAKRLKTQQELAHQLWETEDTAARLLAILICRPKAFARDELDVMLREARTPKVHDWLVNYVVKKNPHSEELRQAWSADPDPVVASAGWALTTERVARRPEGLDLAGLLNVIEAEMKDAPDRLQWAMNHCLAQIGIEHAGHRARAISIGERLGVLKDYPTPPNCTSPFAPTWITEMVRRQHDQ from the coding sequence GTGGCCGAGACGGCGCGTACGGAGACGGAGGCGGCCGAGGTGATGGCCGAGCTGGCCGCGCTTGAGGACCCGAGGGCACGTGTGGTGAACGAGAAACACGGCGACGATCACGGTGTGAACCTCAACAAGCTGCGGGCGCTCGCAAAGCGGCTGAAGACACAGCAGGAACTCGCGCACCAGCTCTGGGAGACGGAGGACACCGCGGCAAGGCTGCTGGCGATCCTGATCTGCCGCCCGAAGGCGTTCGCGCGTGACGAGTTGGACGTCATGTTGCGCGAGGCGCGCACGCCCAAGGTGCACGACTGGCTCGTGAACTATGTGGTGAAGAAGAACCCGCATTCCGAAGAGCTGCGCCAGGCCTGGTCCGCCGATCCGGATCCAGTAGTCGCGAGTGCCGGCTGGGCGCTGACCACCGAACGCGTGGCGAGGCGGCCAGAGGGCCTCGACCTCGCCGGACTGCTCAACGTTATCGAGGCGGAAATGAAAGACGCCCCGGATCGCCTGCAGTGGGCGATGAACCATTGCCTGGCTCAAATCGGGATCGAGCACGCAGGGCACCGCGCCCGTGCAATCAGCATCGGTGAGCGTCTGGGGGTGCTCAAGGACTACCCGACTCCCCCCAACTGCACTTCTCCGTTCGCGCCCACCTGGATCACCGAGATGGTACGCCGACAGCACGATCAGTAG
- a CDS encoding VOC family protein: MEMRLEVVQVPVADVDRAKSFYIEKLGFGLDHDVEYIPGMRVVQLTPPGSAASIVIGTGMTSMTPGSLEGLQLVVSDLGATRTELLSRGADISEIQDMGGVQFAYFGDPDGNRWVIQGATPSVVRDAYLDGSTP; encoded by the coding sequence ATGGAGATGCGCCTGGAAGTTGTGCAAGTACCGGTAGCCGATGTGGACCGGGCGAAATCGTTCTACATCGAGAAGCTGGGCTTCGGTCTCGATCACGACGTTGAGTACATCCCCGGGATGAGGGTAGTCCAGCTGACTCCGCCCGGTTCTGCTGCTTCCATCGTGATCGGTACGGGAATGACCAGTATGACGCCTGGCAGCCTTGAGGGGCTGCAGCTCGTCGTATCTGACCTCGGCGCTACGCGCACCGAACTCCTAAGCCGGGGCGCTGATATCAGCGAGATCCAGGACATGGGGGGAGTGCAGTTTGCCTACTTCGGTGACCCGGATGGCAACCGCTGGGTCATCCAGGGGGCAACGCCCTCTGTCGTCAGGGACGCATACCTGGATGGGTCCACGCCATAG
- the arfB gene encoding alternative ribosome rescue aminoacyl-tRNA hydrolase ArfB has translation MDLEVSPALTIPASELGWRFSRSSGPGGQHVNTSDSRVELSWNVSDSAALSDGQRLMLLSRLGQRLIAGVITVTASERRSQLRNREIALAKLFVLVAEGLAPEAAPRRATKPTRGSNRRRLAAKEQRAATKRQRRRPSAE, from the coding sequence ATGGATCTTGAGGTGTCGCCCGCGCTCACGATTCCCGCGTCGGAACTCGGCTGGCGTTTCTCCCGTTCGTCCGGGCCAGGCGGTCAACATGTCAACACCTCGGACAGCCGCGTCGAGCTCTCGTGGAACGTCAGCGACTCCGCTGCACTGTCGGACGGCCAACGGCTGATGTTGCTGTCTCGTCTCGGACAACGTCTCATCGCCGGGGTGATCACCGTGACCGCCTCCGAGCGTCGCTCTCAGCTGCGCAATCGCGAGATCGCTTTGGCCAAGCTCTTCGTCCTCGTGGCCGAGGGCCTTGCCCCCGAGGCTGCTCCCCGACGGGCGACCAAGCCCACCCGGGGCTCGAACCGTCGGCGCCTCGCCGCCAAGGAACAGCGGGCCGCGACGAAACGGCAACGAAGGCGGCCGTCCGCCGAGTAG
- a CDS encoding oxidoreductase, with product MTTWLITGCSTGLGRALAQAVLARGHNAVVTARNITTLEDIAAAFPDTALALPLDVTDREQISAVVQQARTRFGGIDVLVNNAGYGYRAAVEEADDADIRQLFDTNVFGAVDMIKAVLPDMRANRAGSILNISSIGARISPAGSGYYSATKAALEGLSGSLHKELLPLGISVTVIEPGAFRTDFAGRSLAQSATAIEDYAETAGKRRKENDTMHGTQPGDPAKAAEAILRIAESANPPSLLVLGQDAFDAFAAVAQAERAELDQWRDLSLSTGIGG from the coding sequence ATGACTACATGGCTCATCACAGGCTGTTCGACCGGACTCGGTCGGGCCCTCGCCCAAGCAGTGCTCGCCCGCGGCCACAACGCCGTCGTCACAGCACGGAACATCACCACGCTGGAAGACATCGCGGCCGCTTTCCCCGACACGGCACTCGCCCTTCCCCTCGACGTCACCGACCGGGAACAGATCAGCGCGGTGGTGCAGCAGGCACGGACGCGCTTCGGAGGCATTGACGTCCTCGTCAACAACGCCGGCTACGGCTACCGCGCTGCGGTTGAGGAAGCGGACGACGCCGACATCCGGCAATTGTTCGACACTAACGTTTTCGGCGCCGTAGACATGATCAAAGCAGTCCTTCCGGACATGCGCGCGAACAGGGCAGGGTCCATCCTGAACATCTCATCCATCGGAGCACGCATTTCACCGGCCGGGTCCGGATACTACTCGGCAACCAAGGCGGCCCTGGAGGGCCTGTCCGGATCCCTGCACAAGGAACTGCTGCCGCTCGGAATCAGCGTTACCGTCATCGAGCCCGGCGCGTTCCGCACCGACTTCGCCGGCCGCTCACTCGCCCAGTCTGCGACGGCGATCGAGGACTACGCGGAGACGGCCGGGAAACGGCGCAAGGAGAACGACACGATGCACGGAACCCAGCCAGGGGACCCGGCCAAGGCCGCGGAAGCCATCCTGCGGATCGCCGAAAGTGCGAACCCGCCGTCGCTCCTGGTGCTCGGCCAAGACGCTTTCGACGCCTTTGCCGCCGTCGCCCAGGCAGAACGCGCGGAACTGGACCAGTGGCGGGACCTCAGCCTCAGCACAGGCATCGGGGGCTGA
- a CDS encoding SDR family oxidoreductase — translation MSTRPSTVLVIGATGSPGRLVVEEALRQGYTTRALVRHPDKARRLPEEAEVVVGDVTRPETLAGAVEGIGAVVFALGSDGAGTVGAETVDYGGVRNVLAALGQRTVRVALMTSIRVTNRTGAYNRSSEAHDWKRRSERLVRASGLPYTIVRPGWFDYNGSDVHRLVLLQGDTRQAGNSSDGVIARRQIAQILVHSLDSPAAERKTFELVATAGRAPPDFDALFAPLETDPAGGLDGVHDQQNMPLDTEPRHVRESLHALTP, via the coding sequence GTGAGCACTCGCCCCAGCACCGTACTGGTTATCGGTGCGACCGGCAGCCCAGGCCGGCTCGTCGTCGAGGAAGCCCTCCGGCAGGGTTACACCACCCGTGCCCTGGTGCGCCACCCCGACAAGGCCCGGCGGCTGCCAGAGGAGGCGGAAGTCGTTGTCGGGGACGTTACCCGGCCCGAAACCCTGGCCGGCGCCGTGGAAGGGATCGGCGCCGTCGTCTTCGCCCTCGGCTCGGACGGCGCCGGCACGGTCGGTGCCGAAACTGTCGACTACGGCGGGGTGCGCAACGTTCTGGCAGCCCTGGGCCAACGGACAGTCCGGGTCGCCCTGATGACCTCCATTAGGGTCACCAACCGCACGGGCGCCTACAACCGGTCCAGCGAAGCCCACGATTGGAAGCGCCGTTCCGAACGGCTCGTCCGTGCCAGCGGCCTGCCGTACACGATCGTGCGGCCGGGCTGGTTCGACTACAACGGGTCCGACGTGCACCGGCTCGTCCTGCTCCAGGGCGATACCCGCCAAGCCGGTAACTCCAGCGACGGCGTCATTGCCCGGCGCCAGATCGCCCAAATCCTGGTCCACAGCCTCGATTCACCGGCCGCGGAGCGCAAAACCTTCGAGCTCGTCGCAACGGCGGGCCGCGCGCCCCCGGACTTCGACGCCCTGTTCGCCCCGCTCGAAACGGATCCCGCCGGCGGACTTGACGGCGTACACGATCAGCAGAATATGCCGCTGGACACCGAGCCGCGGCACGTGCGTGAGTCGCTCCACGCCCTCACTCCCTAA
- a CDS encoding MerR family transcriptional regulator, translated as MDWSIQQIATVAGTTSRTLRHYDDIGLLKPSRIAHNGYRHYDQEALVQLQRILLLRELGLGLSVIAEVLGNETDAARALSGHLKWLQQEQDRLNRQIASVQRTIDAVKGGGKLMAEDMFDGFDHTQYKEEVEARWGKEAYASSDAWWRGMDAAEKAAWKQRSQQLGSDWIAAASAGIAADSAEAQDLARRQVEWLRGIPGTPAASGGDVKGYVTGLGEMYVADPRFSANYGGESGAAFVRDALRVYAEANL; from the coding sequence ATGGACTGGTCGATCCAACAGATCGCCACGGTCGCCGGCACCACAAGCCGGACGCTGCGCCACTATGACGACATCGGCCTGCTCAAGCCGAGCCGGATTGCCCATAACGGCTACCGGCACTACGACCAGGAGGCACTGGTCCAACTGCAGCGGATCCTGCTGCTGCGCGAGCTGGGCCTTGGCCTGTCGGTGATCGCCGAAGTGCTCGGCAACGAGACGGATGCCGCCAGGGCACTGAGCGGCCACCTGAAGTGGCTTCAGCAGGAGCAGGACAGGCTGAACCGGCAGATCGCGTCGGTCCAGCGCACCATCGACGCAGTGAAAGGAGGTGGAAAACTTATGGCAGAAGACATGTTCGACGGCTTTGACCACACCCAGTACAAGGAGGAAGTGGAGGCACGTTGGGGCAAGGAGGCCTACGCCAGCAGCGACGCCTGGTGGCGTGGAATGGACGCCGCGGAAAAGGCGGCCTGGAAGCAACGCTCGCAGCAGCTCGGCAGCGACTGGATCGCCGCAGCCAGCGCGGGCATCGCAGCCGACAGCGCCGAAGCGCAGGACCTCGCACGGCGGCAGGTTGAATGGCTCCGTGGCATCCCCGGGACACCGGCGGCATCGGGCGGTGACGTTAAGGGATACGTGACCGGCCTCGGCGAAATGTATGTTGCAGATCCGCGGTTCAGCGCCAACTATGGCGGCGAGTCCGGAGCCGCTTTCGTGCGGGATGCCCTGCGCGTCTACGCGGAAGCGAACCTTTAG
- a CDS encoding SRPBCC family protein encodes MEYIASEALINARASTVWEVITDAGNLTVWESGITAIDGELRNGGTIRIKTADAGGRTLRLRVQQMPGEVMTWTSRLPLGLLKRTRTFTLSLQAGLTHLTVKEEVSGPLAAFLGNTRPDTSQHLNEYVHAVTNRAELLDRAS; translated from the coding sequence ATGGAGTATATTGCGTCGGAGGCGCTAATCAATGCGCGGGCATCGACCGTTTGGGAAGTCATCACCGATGCCGGCAACCTTACCGTCTGGGAGTCCGGCATCACCGCAATCGATGGCGAACTGCGCAACGGTGGAACCATCCGAATCAAAACAGCGGATGCCGGGGGGCGAACCCTCCGGCTCCGCGTCCAGCAAATGCCTGGCGAAGTCATGACCTGGACCAGTCGCCTGCCGCTCGGACTGCTAAAACGGACCCGCACCTTCACGCTGTCGCTACAGGCAGGACTCACCCACCTCACGGTCAAAGAAGAAGTCAGCGGTCCTCTGGCAGCCTTCCTCGGAAACACCCGCCCGGATACTTCCCAGCATCTGAATGAATACGTTCACGCCGTCACGAACCGCGCCGAACTGCTCGACCGGGCCTCATAG
- a CDS encoding CYTH and CHAD domain-containing protein produces the protein MTSAGKVETEQKYDAGTSTPLPELLEIPCVERVAEPVLDHLEAVYFDTPTLALAARRITLRRRTGGADHGWHLKLPVGAFRRQEIHAPLGQPDTVPEELASHLHIYTRGEDLVPIARLTTQRTTYRLYGSGGEHLADFADDRVHAQALHPVHTEQHWREWEIELVHGADRLFAAAEETLSATGAVRSAHAAKLARALGGAWPPERVPATPEPQKKGPAADVVTTYLHDQITELFTHDPGVRRETPDAIHQMRSATRRARSALTTYRPLFDKPTVKKLADDLKWLARILGQARDAEVMRERLRHHLGDMPENDSAGPFPAPLERELDTAYNSGYRKALQALDSGRYHQLLTGLENFRDHPPTRARASKPARAMTARLVDKTTKRLNRARKAAERTTSWPERDTALHQVRKDAKRLRHAAESVTSIHGKRARKLAKAAKRLQQILGDHQDSVLARDLLTRLAAAPEPSPETALTYARLLTNEKRITRNTETAYRKAARKNALTIRLRH, from the coding sequence GTGACATCCGCCGGCAAGGTTGAAACCGAACAGAAGTACGACGCCGGCACCTCCACCCCGCTCCCGGAACTGCTGGAGATCCCCTGTGTGGAACGCGTCGCGGAACCCGTGTTGGATCATCTCGAGGCCGTCTATTTCGACACCCCGACCCTTGCCCTCGCCGCCCGGCGCATCACCCTTCGCCGCCGGACCGGCGGGGCCGACCACGGATGGCACCTCAAACTCCCCGTCGGAGCTTTCCGGAGGCAGGAAATCCATGCCCCGCTGGGGCAACCGGACACGGTGCCCGAAGAACTGGCCAGCCACCTGCACATCTACACCCGCGGCGAAGACCTCGTCCCCATCGCCCGGCTCACTACCCAGCGCACCACATACCGGCTCTACGGGTCAGGAGGCGAGCACCTGGCCGACTTCGCCGACGACCGGGTCCACGCCCAAGCCCTGCACCCGGTACACACAGAGCAGCACTGGCGCGAATGGGAGATTGAACTCGTCCATGGCGCCGACCGGCTCTTCGCGGCTGCCGAAGAAACGCTCAGCGCAACGGGTGCGGTCCGCTCGGCGCATGCCGCCAAACTGGCACGGGCACTGGGCGGGGCCTGGCCGCCCGAACGCGTCCCCGCCACACCGGAACCGCAGAAGAAGGGACCGGCAGCCGACGTCGTCACCACCTACCTCCACGACCAGATCACCGAACTCTTTACCCATGACCCCGGCGTGCGCCGCGAAACACCGGACGCGATCCACCAAATGAGATCCGCGACCCGCCGCGCCCGCTCAGCCCTGACCACCTACCGCCCACTCTTCGACAAACCCACAGTCAAAAAACTCGCGGACGACCTGAAATGGCTCGCCCGGATCCTCGGCCAGGCACGAGACGCCGAGGTCATGCGCGAACGCCTCCGCCACCACCTCGGCGACATGCCGGAGAACGACAGCGCAGGCCCCTTTCCCGCACCTCTGGAACGGGAGCTCGACACCGCCTACAACAGCGGATACCGGAAAGCGCTTCAAGCCCTGGACTCCGGCCGCTACCACCAGCTCCTGACCGGCCTCGAAAACTTCCGCGACCACCCGCCCACCCGGGCCCGCGCCTCCAAGCCGGCGCGCGCCATGACGGCCCGACTGGTCGACAAAACCACCAAACGCCTCAACCGCGCACGCAAAGCCGCCGAACGGACCACGTCCTGGCCCGAACGCGACACCGCACTGCATCAGGTCCGCAAAGACGCCAAACGCCTCCGGCACGCCGCCGAATCCGTCACCTCGATCCACGGAAAACGTGCCCGCAAACTCGCCAAGGCCGCCAAGCGGCTGCAGCAGATCCTGGGCGACCACCAGGACAGCGTCCTCGCCCGCGACCTCCTGACCCGCCTCGCCGCCGCACCGGAGCCGTCCCCGGAGACAGCCCTCACGTACGCCCGCCTGCTCACGAACGAAAAGCGCATCACCCGCAACACGGAAACGGCGTACCGCAAAGCGGCCAGGAAGAATGCCCTCACCATCCGGCTGCGCCACTGA
- a CDS encoding maleylpyruvate isomerase family mycothiol-dependent enzyme — MVARHDRTTDPELLAALLQARRGTAFFARKLNELSDADLDGASLLPGWTRRHITAHIGYNARAIARLVEWAGTGVETPMYASTSVRDHEISFGATLSPIALRHLFDHSAVHLNVEWRDLPGDAWHHKVRTIQGREVPATETVWMRTREVWMHAVDLDNGATFTDIPAPVLERLLRDITVAWKTRGTDTGLLINVTGTDPTFGDTTAKNPTVITGPLPAIVEWAAGRGTQGVTATGVTASGAAATNGTVPAAPKWI; from the coding sequence ATGGTTGCCCGCCACGACCGGACCACGGACCCGGAACTCCTCGCGGCACTGCTGCAGGCGCGCCGGGGCACGGCGTTCTTCGCCCGCAAGCTCAACGAACTCAGTGACGCGGACCTCGACGGCGCGTCGCTGCTGCCCGGCTGGACCCGCCGCCACATCACCGCGCACATCGGCTACAACGCCCGGGCGATCGCCCGGCTGGTGGAGTGGGCGGGCACCGGCGTGGAGACACCCATGTACGCCTCCACGTCGGTGCGGGACCACGAAATCAGCTTCGGCGCGACCCTGAGCCCGATTGCGCTGCGGCACCTCTTCGACCATTCCGCCGTGCACCTGAACGTCGAATGGCGGGACCTGCCCGGGGATGCCTGGCACCACAAAGTCCGGACCATCCAGGGCCGCGAAGTGCCCGCCACCGAAACGGTCTGGATGCGTACCCGCGAAGTCTGGATGCACGCCGTCGACCTCGACAACGGCGCAACCTTCACCGACATCCCCGCACCCGTCCTGGAACGGCTCCTTCGCGACATCACCGTCGCCTGGAAGACCCGCGGCACCGACACGGGCCTCCTTATTAACGTGACGGGCACGGACCCGACGTTCGGCGACACCACCGCGAAGAACCCGACCGTCATCACCGGACCCCTGCCCGCCATCGTCGAATGGGCCGCAGGCCGCGGCACCCAAGGCGTGACAGCAACAGGAGTCACGGCATCAGGCGCCGCGGCCACCAACGGAACGGTTCCGGCCGCGCCGAAGTGGATCTGA